From the genome of Bos mutus isolate GX-2022 chromosome 2, NWIPB_WYAK_1.1, whole genome shotgun sequence:
tctctttcacttccatcaagaggccttttagttcctcttcactttctgcgataagggtggtgtcatctgcatatctgaggttattgatatttctccctgcaatcttgattccagcttgtttttaaGGAACTTTATATTGCCTTGTATATTTTTACAGAAATCTCTAGAAGAAAAGATTGGCTGCTTGCTGAAATTTTCAGGAGACTTAGATGATCAGACGTGTAGAGAAGATTTGCACACCCTTTTCTCAAATCATGGTGAAATAAAATGGATACACTTTGTCAGAGGCGCCAAAGAGGTTTGGAAATATTCATATGTTTTTTACCAATCAATTTAAAAAACCCGTAGGAACTTTTATCTTAAGATGACATTAAAGAAGAAAGCAATTGTTTTATTACTGTTGTAACTGGACATAATGTCTGATTGATATTTTTGAGATTGTGCTGTGAATAACTATTGGAAATTACTGACGGCAAGTTTTTTAATAACTTCCTTCCTGATGTCCAATGTTCAGTAGAATTCcctggcttttgttttctgtctttggtGTAGGGAATaattctatttaaagaaaaagctaAGGAAGCACTGGATAAAGCAAAAGAGGCCAATAATGGTAACCTACAACTAAGGAACAAAGAAGTCACCTGGGAAGTACTAGAAGGAGATGTGGAAAAAGaagcactgaaaaaaataatagaagatcAACAAGAATCTCTAAACAAATGGAAGTCAAAAGGTCATtagttctgattttcttttacaATTTAACTCATTTACTTGgttaaaaatttataattgctGTTAAAAGACATTGAcaagtgctcgcttcggcagcacatatactaaaattggaacgatacagagaagattagcatggcccctgcgcaaggatgacacgcaaattcgtgaagcgttccatattttaaaaaaaaaaaaaagacattgacaAGAGATTTAAAAGATTGATGATTTCTTAATTATGTCTCTACAGGTCGAAgatttaaaggaaaaggaaagggaaataaagcTGCCCAGGCTGGGTCTGCTAAAGGAAAAGTACAGTTTCAGGGCAAGAAAACGAAATTTGATAGTGATGATGAACGTGATGAAAATGGTGCATCTCGTAAGTTTTTCTAATCCTTTGGTACTCTGATGAAAAATTATTTGGGCGAGAACAGCAGTGTGGTTTTGTTTAAGTGATATTCTCAGATTGTGATTGATCCTGGTTATGATGTTGTTAcatatggaaaacaaaaatacttggaAGCTAAATTTAGAGAGCAGGTCTGTACTAAAGGAAAAGCCTTTCCTCATTAGTGTAGGGAAGTTATTGCtaatctttttaaacaaaattatttttgataattATGCTCAAGATTAATGCTTTCAGTGCCcttaatgaaaatttttattgtataggAGCAGTaaaaagagcaagagaagaaacagacaaagaaCCTCcatcaaaacaacagaaaacagaaaatggtgCCGGAGACCAGTAGtttaataaacaaattttttattcatttaaattagaTTTTAAGCTGCTTTTGTCTTTGGAGGCTGTTAAAAAGAAAACCGAATTAGATCCACTTCGATGTCTACCTGTAAGAAAagaagatttttttgttgttgttgttgaacttGTCTTTTGTTATCGAAATACGTTTTTTAATGTGCAGTTCTGTTTGTGTTCTTTCGGATTATTCAACTATCAAAAGAAACATTCTTCCATTAAGTTGCCTTTGTAATATGAGAATGTATTAGTACAAAGTAATAAAATGTATACTGCATAAAAATAaactaagtttatttttttttaatttaccagcATATTGGCTGTTGTGATTATAGGCCCATTCTGTTTTAGTTAAATATTTATCTTCTATGCTGGCTTTCTGTATTTACTCAAGCAACTTGATAACATTAGAAATAATTATTGTGAAGTTTTTCAGTACTGAATGTGGATAAACCAGAATCAAGagacttactgatttttttttatgaaactTGTATGATGCTGGCAGGTCGTATCGCAGCTCTATAAAACAAAAGCCACCTAAGGATGAAAATTGTACTTCCACACATTTACCACCCTTGACTTAAATATGGTAGTACCTTCCTATTTGTAATTTCCTAAATAATCTATAGCTACCAGTTTCGTAATAATCATGATTATCTTTCAGGTTTGGATTTTAGTAACGGTAGTAAGTAGCTAATTATCTTCCTACTAAGCACTCTCTAAATCACAGCtctcaaattttaatgtgcaAACAAATCACCTTCAAATCTAATCCTGTTCAAATGCAGATTGTAATTCAGTTTGTCTGGGTGGAGCCTGAATCCTGCAAGTCTGACAAGCTCCCAAGGGATGTCAAGGCCGATGGTCCATACTTGACAACCACACTTGGAGTAGCAAGGCCCTGGCTTGGTATACTACTATTGGAACTCTTCTAAGGTCTCCATGTTGCATATTATATCTTAAACTAATAAGGAATGGCAGTACTGAATAGGAATACAGAAGGTGACAGTTCTAGTTATGTTGTTAAatccaatccaaaaaaaaaaaattcccccttATTGTATACTCTTATTTCAGACTTTTCAGAATTAATTGGGTTAGAGTCAGCTTCTAGTTATATGCTTTTCCCATTTTGATGTCTGTGAGTATTATTATGCAATTTACTAATAAAAATGTATCGAACATGATTTACATAGTGTGGATGATTATATTCTGTTCCCCACTAAAAGAAAAAGCTTCATGTTATTTGACTCCAGGAACAATTAGAAAATTGAAATAGAAAAGTAATTCAAGCATAGTCTGGTGGTATGTTTCAGGAATGGACTTCAAACGAAGACTTGACAAACTTTTAAGCCCAAGCTCTTAGATCACTTAAAAGTTCTCAGTAAAATGCATACATTGGGATAATCTTGAGCAAACACTGATACCCTCCCTTTACTCCATTTACAACCCATTACCAAACATAGATAATTATGGTTGAGATTTGTTTTGTGAGAAACTTAAAAATCGTCTTACCTGCAATAATATCTATCTTGACCTTCCACTCTGCAgctttcttttgaatatgctgaaCATAAACATGTTAATGTGAGTTGGTcttaaaacagttttcaaaaaattGCTTCTTACTAATACTTGATTGTAAGTTTTCAAGCTTTTAAAGTTTCATTAGAATTtagacctttaaaatttttttcaactggATGGATAATATTTTAGTAAGAAGCCAAGCCGTTTAATAATCTTAACTATATAATTCAAGTAATAAAGCTGTTACTTCAGAGTCCTTTGATGGACTTTGATgtgcataaaaatattaaagataaatacACAGCTCTCCCAGAAACCAGCAGAGATCTGTCCATGGGCAATTCAGTGGCAGTATGGTATAGAGGTTAAGGACAGTTTCTGGAATCAGACACCCTGCATTTGAACTAAAGCTCTGTTAGCTGTGTAACTCTGAGAAAATTATGCTTTCTGTGCCTCAGGtccctcatctgttaaatgaagaTAGTAATGGTATCTCATCAGATGGTTGTAGACTGAAAagtgctttgaactgtggtggcaCACAAAACAAGTACTAAATGCTGGTTTTAGCTATTTAAATTTCCCTAAATTTAAGGTTCACATATTTAACTATGAGCCAAGAACTTAAGTTCTTATAATGCCTAATGAAAGATAAGGCAACAACTTTTAGAGTCATCTAGCTTATTGGAGTCACTGTGATGATATATAAGGTTCTGTCTGAGCCTGCAAAGAACAAATACTTGGCTTCCAGTGGAAGTTTTCAGTAAATTGTATAAGTCTGCCAGGACATGGCTTTTCTATCAAATTTTCTATCAAAAAGTTGTATCAAATGCACCTATATTATGAATAGAGGGCCAAGTACTTAAGAGAGACAAGGGTCTATAGTTAAGGGGTCTGTCTGAAATAAGCTTCAATGATAATGATACTAGTTACAATAGAATACTTAAGCAAAATTATCACAAGGCTTATAGCAGATATATCTACAGCATAATCTAAGGATGTTTAATACTAGAAGTTCATCATCACACCTCCTTCACAATATGCACAACACACACCAGATTAATTTCTCAAACTATTTAGTTACTCTGCTAATGGAAATACTTCTGCATTGCCAAAATATAAAACTgtatttaagtaaatatttgcctcagttcagttcactcagtcatgtccaactcttcatgacctgatggactgcagcacgccagggttccctgtccacaTGTTCACATGTCCCAGAGATACTTGCTTAAAATTCTATTAAAGCAGCCAAGACAATGCTGATACTGCTGCCTCCTGGTGGTGGAACATGGCAATACCAAACAATGAAGACAGGCATTCCCTGGTAATGTGACTAGGAATTTATTCAAGTTATTAGACTTTGCTGCTTAGTTGCACTCTTTATTGGCATATTTTACTTGGTTTTCATGAACTATGTATGAGTAATATAAGACCTATGCCAGGCTGTGCAGAAGAATCCACAGCAGGCCTGACTGCTTATCCTTGGAAGGTCTACATATTAGTCACCTTTGGTTGGAGTATGGGAACTTAGATTTTTGAGAGTTTTCGCTGCCCATTCCTTAATAACAGCGGCTTACTGTACTTAAACTCTTTATGCTGAATACCTGTTTTGcttctgggagtctgggattTGGGTATATGCCAGGCAAGGGGGAGCATATGTGATCAGTCCCCAGTAAAAACCCTTGGCACCAGGTCTCCAGTGACCTTTCCCTGGTTAACAACATTTCACGTGCCTTGTCACAAAAATTCTTTGCCGGAAAAATTAAGTGCATCCCATATGACTCCACTGCGAGAGAACTCTGGAAGCTTTCACTAGTTTCTCCTGGACTGTGACCTATACCAATCAACCAaccaagttgctcagtcatgtctgattctttgcaaccccatggactgtagcctaccaggctccgccgtccatgggattttccaggcaatagtactggagtgggttgccatttccttctccaagggatcttcccgacccagggatcgaacctgcatctcccgcattgtagacagatgctttaccatctgagccaccccttTTTGCTGATTTTGCTCTGTAACTTTTAGCTGTAATAAATCACAGTCATGAGTATGACTATATGCTCAGTCCTGTTAGACTTCCCTGTGAATCATCAAACCTGAGGATGGTCTTGGGGACCTCCTCAATACAGGCTTTTTAGATATCAATAATTACTGCTGTTTGGTCTCACTGAATGGGGATTTATTTACCAGtaaagtttttccagtggtcatgtatggatgagagttggactgtgaagaaagctgagtgccgaagaattgatgcttttgaagtgtggtgttggagaagacttgagagtcccttggactacaaggagatccaaccagtccattctgaaggagatcagccctgggtgttctttggaaggaataatgctaaagctcaaactccagtactttggccacctcatgcgaagagctgactcattggaaaagactctgatgctgggagggattgggggcaggaggaaaaggggatgacagaggatgagatggctggatggcatcaccaacttgatggatgtgagtctgagtgaactccaggagatggtgatggacagagaggcctggcgtgctgcgattcatggggtcgcagagttggacatgactgagcgactgaactgaactgaactgaaagttatatTGTGTTCTGCTGCTTACCTAAATGTATCACTACTAATTGTTTAGCAGTATTCAGGCGTACCTCAGAGATATTACAGGCTTGGTAACAgaccaaaataataaagtgaatatcacaagACTAAGTAACCTGAATGCTTGTTTCCCATGCATATAAAAGTTCTGTTTCCACTATACTGTAGGcttttaagtgtgcaatagcattatgtctttaaaaagtacttttttgGGGGCTGGaactcacagcatgtgggaccttagttacccaaccatggatcaaactatgccccctgaagtggaagcacagattcttaaccactggaccaccagggaagtcccccaaaagtatatattttaattaaaaactactttattgctaaaccagagaaggcaatggcaccccactccagtactcttgcctggaaaatcccatggacagaggagcctggtaggctgcagtccatggggtcgtgaagagttggacacgactgagcgacttcactttcacttttcactttcatgcattggagaaggaaatggcaacccactccagtgttcttgcctggagaatcccagggacggcggagcctggtgggctgcagtctatggggtcgcagagtcggacacgactgaagcgacttagtagtagtagtagttattGCTAAACAATGCCAAAAACAACTATAACAGTAATATCAAAGAGCACCAACACccaacaaatacaataaaaaagtctgaaatattgcAAGACTGACCAAAATgagcagagacacaaagtgagtaaatgctgttgggaaaatggtgcTGACAGACTTGCTTGATGTAAGGTTGTCACAAACCTTAAACCTGCAAAAATGCATTATCTGTACAGTGCAATCCTATGctatgcttagtggctcagttttgtctgactctttgtgaccccagggactgtagcccaccaagctcctctgtccatggagattctccaggcaagaatactggggtgggttgccatgccctcctccaggggatcttcccaacccagggatcgaacctaggtctcctgcattgcaggtggattctttaccatctgagccatcaggggaagcCCCACacaatgctgctactgctgctgctgctgctaagtcgcttcagtcgtgtccgactctgtgtgaccccatagatggcagcccaccaggctcccctgtccctggcattctccagacaagaacactggagtgggttgccatttccttctccaatgcatgaaagtgaaaagtgaaagtgaagtcactcagtcgtgtccgaccctcagcgaccccatggactgcagcctaccaggctcctccatccatgggattttccaggcaagagtactggagtggggtgccattgccttctcccttttagCTATgcgattttatgtattttaaagattattagaTTACCATATAGTCATAATTTGTTTCCAACTGAATTCCAGTACACtgtatttatacaaatatttttcctacAAAATCTTAAAATCTCTTAATACATATATCACTTAAAAATAACCACTAACATAGCAATTGCCATacactattctaagtgctttgtaaacattaactcatttaatcctcacatcaacCCTACAAAGTATAAAGTACTCTTAGTTCCTTATGCTGTAAGAGTATAGGTGAGTACAGTGTAAGTGATGAAAGTGAACTCGAATGAACTCAAAATGAACCTTGACCAAGAGAAGACAGCTGTGAAGCAGCAGATTTGAACCTACCTAGGTAGTCTGGCTCTACAGTCTGTGTTCTTGATCACTGTGTTAAACTAACACTAAAAAACTGTGCCACCCCATCCCCAGTTTTCTAGAATATGTCTTATGCACCTTCATGTGTCATGTGttgacaataaaaaataatggaagaaaTGGGTTCTGAACTCAGCTTAGTTTAGCTTCCCAGTCTCAGTGTTCTTAAAAACCAGGCTGTCCTTGCCTCTCTTAAGTACACTAGGCCATACAGAGACACTGGGATTACAGGCATCAACCAGGACTTACCCAAGCAAACCAGGAGATACTGTAACCACAGTTACACCATACTTCTCTATTCCTGAATTATATAATCTCTTTCCTGTTAATTCCTGCCTGGACAAATCTTTGACAAATAAAGCTACTCATAAATGCTAGTTAAGGAGAAAATTCAGTTTCTAAGTGCCAGATGTTTAAAAATTTCAGGAGAATTAGATATCTTGGTATTTAGTACTGATAGTAAATCCTTCAAACACtgtcatgaatttaaaaataatgacacaGAATATTTTGATGATTTGAACTTACTTCTCTAGTTGAGGATTTGTGTAAAGAATATACTGCGGTTCTTGCCATTTCCAAAGCAGTCTTCAGAAATGCCATATCTGTCCCtgttaaaagtagaaaaaattgtTATCAAAATAGAAGATTAAAGGAATACTGGggatttggaaacatttttttttgaacTCCAAAACAGCTGTttcaggtatacctgtggtggattcatttcgatatttggcaaaactaatacaatattgtaaagtttaaaaataaaataaaattaaaaaaaaaatagctgtttcaaattctttccGTAACAAGACAGGGTACAAATATCTAAGATGTCTAAATATCTTTTAAGGTTGATGGAATAAAATCAGAATTATACTGTCTCATTTAAATGAGgctaaagtaaaaattttaatatattccaaATTAACAATTTTCAAAGAGGGCAGAAGAGAACAGGTAAAGTAGTAATCAGAACggtgggggcaggtggagggagGGCTTTTAAAACTATGTATATCTTTTCCTCTTGTTACTCACTCCCTACCCTCCTTGCCcacaaaacagataaaataaatagCCACAGTAAGTCATTGTTACTGAAATCTTTGAATGTTGAGGCACTAAAAAGaggttttaaaagtataaaacactttATAGGAAATCTTCAAAAGAGTTGGGTAAATCATTCTAGAAATCAgatgaagaataaataataagtgaataaatttgTTCACTTAGCACAAATTTATGAAAACAAAGATTGAAAAATTCTCTAATCATGCATTAAACAAACTGAGAttgaaattataataattatacagGTAACAGACTGGTTTATTTAATGAACAGTGACAAAGTCACTTACCCAAACAATCCAAAgagaaaatggtttttaaaacgCTTTTTTAACAAAGATACCAGCACAGCTGATTCTTATTACTaacctttattatttttggttccaAAGGGAGGATTCATAATTACTGTATCAAATGATTTGGACATTCTGTTAGATAATGAGCATACATCACATTGAACCACGTCTACATTTGTTAACTCAAACTCTTCTACATTCCTATTAAATATTTCCAATGCATCTTCATCTATGTCAAATCCAACACACAAcctataaatataaaacacaaagtaAATACTTATAGCTCctaaatcaaaacaacaaaaccaaaaccatgcACCATTTTAACCCAACTGGCCAAGTGACAGTGAGTGATGCCTTTCAACAGCATGATTTCCCAAACTGTCAGGGGTTGGAAACTCAGGTTCATATAAAATATAGGCTTCTAATTGCCGctgttaccatttttttttttaagtttgttttgaCGTTCTGCCCATTCAAAATGTACTCAGTATTGGATTCTTCTCATCATGTACTGTAGAGTCTCATAAATATAATTCAGTTGATTTTATTTACTCTTATTAAAACTACCCCAtactaaaatagaaatatagtggATCACATACCCTGCTCCTAGCATTGCAGTTCCAATGCTAAGCACTCCACAGCCACATCCTAGATCTGCAACCACTTTATTTTCAATGTCATCATATGTATTATGGATTGTATAGAGCATACATGCTGAAAgatcaaaaaatatattaaaaagtaggcAAGTGGATGACCAAAATCCAATTTGTGCAAATGACTCTTTGTAAAACAATTTCTCCTCTTGCATTATTAAGCTCTCTCCCAAATTCGTGTTCcaggtttaaaaataataacgTATAATTAAATTTCCTTTACACAAATCCTCAACTGGAGAAGAAAGTTCAAGTCGTCATAATATTCTGTGTTATTAAGCTAGAATAggaaaggaaaagacctacaTCCACAATATAGCCTTTAGACACaaatattcacacacatatacttatGATCTACAGAAACAATATCTACTAATGAAACCTGATAAGAGAACTATTGAGGAGCAGAACAGAGGCTGCTAGGATGGGAAAGGGATCTTTTAAATACATGAAAGTGGGGAATATATGGAGGTTAAGCATGAATAATATCCACTGATACCTCCCTGCCTATCTCTGAACCTACCAAAGGTTGCTGGCCATCACTGATGCCCCAAGATCCAGAGGTTTTATCAGAACACACAATTACAGGGATATCAACTGTGCTGTTGATGACTGCTGCAGGTTGTTAATGTCTTTGGAGATAGTATCTCAAAGAACTAGCACATCTATGTGTGTGTTACACACTGGGTTTGAAACAACTGATTGTTatcgggggaaaaaaaaaaccacaacgaTTCCACTACAGccagaagacattaaaaaaatcattatctaCAATGGGAAAACTGGTCTTACCCCAGACACAATTTTGTGCAACTTTTTATTGGAATTATGACAATATGCTGGAGTGAAGTGCGGGTACACACGTTTTTTCCCCTGACTTTCTTTAGCAGCTTAGAAACAGAACTATGTCGAAGTTAAGGGGATTCCTCCCTGCTGGTGTTCCCAGCAACTTAATCTTCCAAAGACCCGCTCAATGACTTTGGtaatatgtttattaaatataatggtttttcctgtgttcttttATTTCCAGTACCAATCCTTCTTCTTAAGCAACAGTGCTGATTCTCAGATCATTTGTTAAAACTGAAATGcatctgcatttttaatattgCACCTATGC
Proteins encoded in this window:
- the METTL5 gene encoding rRNA N(6)-adenosine-methyltransferase METTL5 isoform X1; protein product: MKKLKLKELESRLQQVDGFEKPKVLLEQYPTRPHIAACMLYTIHNTYDDIENKVVADLGCGCGVLSIGTAMLGAGLCVGFDIDEDALEIFNRNVEEFELTNVDVVQCDVCSLSNRMSKSFDTVIMNPPFGTKNNKGTDMAFLKTALEMARTAVYSLHKSSTREHIQKKAAEWKVKIDIIAELRYDLPASYKFHKKKSVDIEVDLIRFSF
- the METTL5 gene encoding rRNA N(6)-adenosine-methyltransferase METTL5 isoform X3 — encoded protein: MKKLKLKELESRLQQVDGFEKPKVLLEQYPTRPHIAACMLYTIHNTYDDIENKVVADLGCGCGVLSIGTAMLGAGLCVGFDIDEDALEIFNRNVEEFELTNVDVVQCDVCSLSNRMSKSFDTVIMNPPFGTKNNKGTDMAFLKTALEMARTAVYSLHKSSTRESCDTTCQHHTSFIKKNQ
- the METTL5 gene encoding rRNA N(6)-adenosine-methyltransferase METTL5 isoform X2, producing MKKLKLKELESRLQQVDGFEKPKVLLEQYPTRPHIAACMLYTIHNTYDDIENKVVADLGCGCGVLSIGTAMLGAGLCVGFDIDEDALEIFNRNVEEFELTNVDVVQCDVCSLSNRMSKSFDTVIMNPPFGTKNNKGTDMAFLKTALEMARTAVYSLHKSSTREVTVQEKLVKASRVLSQWSHMGCT